A genomic window from Quercus lobata isolate SW786 chromosome 10, ValleyOak3.0 Primary Assembly, whole genome shotgun sequence includes:
- the LOC115965044 gene encoding uncharacterized protein LOC115965044 → MGLDKDTHDISIVFRAPQQLVGTQVFYNSIPLQCDNGANIMWGVIKRAGQFIGSDLYVTVHTVGFNVDGGSQYGSRVGEQESIPVTVVHPSVTPETSLPYNCQPWNGVAMDNTEDAEVLGSIHTHEDEGYTHRNEDIQTYLDEATEMDETRDVYEEFIDNDGPVENPELLDELQPENNPNPNPEWFTSNTWDDINDPSPSLETGLLSWRPGDEPSKGMLFKNKAAVQHALTMFSVGLNKKFKYMKSDPERLVVTCVHDACLWSIRAIYSKRHKLWMITTSKGPHTCSTLQVDHDGRMMDSKFIAITLESYVREDISRTVATLRSVLHAKHGHWASHYKVWDAKQKAVAAIYGGFDESYAELPRFLAALKDADPTTVTQLKCDHRSVPGTCTFNCAFWAFGPCIEGFKYCRPVISIDATHLYGKYKGKLLIAMATDANNEVYPLAFAVVESESKETWGWFLACLKRYVTDRKNLCIISDRHSGIKACFDDTRMTWLQPPQAHHRYCLRHVVSNVNTKWKIPELKNMVWRAASANQVRKFQATLDLIRNVKPAAHRYLENENKEKWTLAHDGGRRYGAMTTNLSECFNGVLKGARSLPITAMVRYTFFKVNSYFDARRNLALEQLEAGQEWCKYAMEKFEKNQAKAKDHMVTRMCTQARLYQVDTPGNPLGNGGGQHTHRVDLRGMTCTCGKWEAYKMPCSHVIAICAKYKHDAQQFIDPCYSVSHRFHSYEPVFQPLKDRLAWPDPEETRVVMPNLHLIRNKGRPKSTRIRNEMDENDRELPTSLWIENGPKSRCGLCRQEGHNRRTCPTRNAESTSGGAAS, encoded by the coding sequence ATGGGGTTAGACAAGGATACCCACGACATCTCCATTGTATTTCGGGCTCCGCAGCAACTAGTAGGTACCCAAGTGTTCTACAATTCAATTCCGTTACAATGCGACAATGGTGCAAATATAATGTGGGGAGTGATAAAGCGGGCAGGGCAATTCATAGGTTCTGACTTGTATGTAACTGTCCACACTGTTGGGTTCAATGTCGACGGGGGTTCGCAATATGGCAGTAGAGTTGGAGAGCAAGAATCAATTCCTGTAACCGTTGTGCACCCGTCAGTTACACCCGAGACATCTTTGCCCTACAACTGTCAACCATGGAATGGGGTTGCTATGGACAATACTGAAGACGCCGAAGTGTTAGGGTCTATCCATACCCATGAGGATGAAGGATATACTCACCGAAATGAAGATATCCAAACCTACTTGGACGAGGCAACCGAAATGGATGAGACTCGAGATGTGTATGAGGAGTTCATTGATAACGATGGACCGGTAGAGAATCCAGAATTGTTAGATGAACTACAACCAGAAAATAATCCGAACCCTAACCCCGAATGGTTCACGTCAAACACATGGGATGACATTAATGACCCATCACCTTCCCTGGAAACAGGTCTGCTGAGTTGGCGACCGGGGGACGAACCGAGCAAGGGGATGCTATTCAAGAATAAAGCTGCGGTTCAGCACGCGCTAACCATGTTCTCCGTTGggctcaataaaaaatttaagtacatgaaGTCAGACCCCGAGAGACTGGTTGTAACGTGTGTACACGATGCATGTCTATGGTCAATTCGAGCTATCTACAGCAAAAGGCACAAGTTGTGGATGATCACAACATCTAAGGGTCCCCACACTTGCTCGACACTCCAAGTGGATCATGATGGAAGGATGATGGATTCAAAGTTCATTGCCATCACACTTGAGTCATACGTACGGGAAGATATTTCAAGAACAGTAGCAACCCTACGTAGTGTTCTTCATGCGAAGCACGGCCATTGGGCGTCTCACTATAAGGTTTGGGATGCAAAACAGAAAGCCGTTGCAGCCATCTACGGTGGTTTCGATGAGTCATATGCAGAATTGCCTCGGTTCCTGGCAGCGTTAAAAGATGCAGATCCAACCACAGTGACACAGTTGAAGTGCGACCACCGTAGTGTGCCGGGAACTTGCACATTTAACTGTGCCTTTTGGGCTTTTGGTCCGTGTATAGAAGGGTTCAAGTATTGTAGGCCGGTGATAAGCATCGATGCAACGCACCTCTATGGCAAGTACAAGGGGAAGTTGTTGATAGCAATGGCAACGGATGCTAACAACGAGGTTTATCCACTCGCGTTTGCCGTTGTTGAGAGTGAGAGCAAGGAGACATGGGGATGGTTCTTGGCATGCCTGAAACGATATGTTACGGACCGGAAAAATCTTTGCATCATCTCTGACCGACATTCGGGTATAAAAGCTTGCTTTGATGACACAAGGATGACTTGGTTGCAGCCTCCCCAGGCCCATCACCGGTATTGCCTCCGCCATGTAGTTAGCAATGTGAACACAAAATGGAAAATTCCGGAGTTGAAGAACATGGTATGGAGGGCCGCAAGCGCGAATCAAGTTAGAAAGTTTCAAGCCACACTGGATTTAATTCGCAATGTCAAACCGGCTGCACACAGGTActtggaaaatgaaaacaaagaaaagtggACACTTGCACACGACGGAGGGCGTCGATACGGAGCAATGACAACCAACCTATCGGAGTGTTTTAATGGAGTACTGAAAGGTGCACGCAGCTTGCCAATCACGGCAATGGTGAGGTACACCTTCTTCAAAGTGAACTCCTACTTTGACGCTCGTCGTAATCTCGCTCTAGAGCAATTGGAAGCGGGTCAAGAATGGTGCAAGTATGCCATGGAGAAGTTCGAAAAAAACCAAGCGAAGGCAAAGGACCATATGGTGACACGGATGTGCACACAAGCGCGGTTATATCAGGTTGACACACCGGGTAATCCTCTAGGTAATGGGGGCGGACAACACACGCACAGGGTTGATCTTCGGGGTATGACATGCACATGTGGAAAATGGGAAGCATACAAGATGCCGTGTTCACACGTAATAGCAATTTGTGCTAAGTATAAGCACGATGCGCAGCAGTTTATTGATCCTTGCTATAGCGTGAGTCATAGGTTCCATAGCTATGAACCGGTATTCCAACCGTTGAAAGACAGATTAGCATGGCCGGATCCTGAAGAAACTAGAGTAGTGATGCCCAATCTGCACCTGATCCGGAACAAAGGTCGGCCAAAGTCCACACGAATCCGCAATGAGATGGACGAGAATGATAGGGAGTTGCCGACCTCCCTATGGATCGAGAATGGACCCAAGTCAAGATGTGGGTTGTGTCGCCAAGAGGGGCACAACCGTAGAACATGTCCTACTCGAAATGCGGAGTCAACTAGCGGTGGAGCTGCATCATAG